Sequence from the Elusimicrobiota bacterium genome:
CAGCCCCCGCAGCCTATTGCCTTTGGTAAGAGATGCGCTCCTTCGCCTGCTTGATCCACTTCCGGAATATGCGCTCGTTCTTCTCGTCGTCCAGCTTCTCGAAAAGATAGTCCATGATGCCCTTGTTGATCCGGCAGCGCGTGCTGCACGGCATGCGCCCCATGATGTCGCCGTGCTCGGCATAGCAGTGCACCGGACAGACGCCGCAGTACGGCTTGTAGACGCAGCGGGCGCAGTCGGGCTGGTTGTCCAGGCACGAGGCGATGGAGATCGCTCTGATGACGGGATGACCCACGGTCTCCTTGTAGCCGCCTTCGAACACGCTCCCGATCCGGAACGTCTCGTCGCCCATGCGCGAAAGCATGCGGCCCTCGTCGCAGGCGTAGACGCCGCCGTCGAAGTTGTAGGCGATCTGCCCGATCCCCGCCCCGCACGGCGAGCGGATATCCAGGAAGTTCGGGTCCGTGTCGGTCATGATCTTGGTCAGGAATATGCGCGCGCGGCCGTGTAGCCGATCTGGTCCCAGACCTCGCGCGCCATGCCCAGGGGGCTGAGGTTGCGCAGGAAGACGCCCCGGCAGCCCAGGCCGACATATTGGTCGACGATGTCCTTGTGGCGGCCCAGCGAGAACTTCGTCACGGTCAGCAGGGCCTCGATGCGGAACATCTTGCGCAGGGTCTTCTGGTAGATCTTCTTGAACCAGCGCACCGCCTGCGCGTGGCTGCTGCCGCCCGCGAAGACGCGGTTCTTGTCGTGCAGGTCCGCGGGGCCGTCCAGCGAGGTGCAGAAATTGACCTGGTTGTCGAAGAGGAACTTGAACTTGGCGTCGTCCATGAGGCTGAGGTTCGACACCAGGTTGATCCAGAGGTTCTTGCCGGCCTTCCGGTTCTTCTTGCGGGCGTACTCGACGATGAACTTGACGACCGGCCAGTTCACCAGGGGTTCGCCGCCCTGGAACTCGATGGTGATGGCCTGGCTGGTGCTCTCGAAGATCCGGTCGACCACCTTCTCGGCGGTCTTCCGGTCCATGTCCGTCTCGCGGCCGCCCATGGCGACCGCGTTGGACTGGCAGTAGAGGCAGCGGTGGTTGCAGCGCAGGGTCACCACGACCACGTGCAGGCTCGGTCCCTGCCAGAGGAAGCTGTTGCGGCTGCGCCAGCCCTCGACCTGGGCGTCGAAATCCATCCGGTCGCGGATGAAGCCGTCCCGGGCCAGACGCGCGTAAAGCGGCCCCGACTGGTCGAGCTTCCCGGCGATGAACTTCTGGAAATCCTCGACCCCGAGGAAACAGTAGCGGCCGAAGTCGTTGGTGACGAGGAACCGCTTGCCGAGGCGGCGGAAGCGGAAGAAGCCCGCCTGGACGGGATCGAAGCGCTCGGGATCGAGGACAGGGGTCGAGGCGCTCATTTGGATCTCTTCCCCTTCTTCTTCGGCGCGGGTCTCTTGGCCGCGGCGGCTGCCGCCGCGGGCTTGGCGCCGGGTTTCTCCGCCCCCTTCTTCGGCGTGCCGGCGGCCTGGGCGCCGAATTTCTTCTCCCAAGGCACGGCGACCCCTAGGGGGTCATCCCCGCCGGGGCCGGATTTCTCGATCTCGCTGAGGAGCTTCTCGATCTCCTTCTCAAGCTCGGCATCCACCGGCGCGGCCGGCTGCGCCGCGGAGGCCTTGGCGGCCGCGGCGGCCTCGGCCGCGCACTCGGGGCACTCCTCCTCGGGCGTCTGCGCCTGGGCCGCGGGCGGCAGGGCGCTCGGCACCTGGGCCGAGACCAGGGCCTTGGTGACGATGAATTCCCGGATCTTCTTGTTGGCTTGCGAGACCCTGTGCCGGAGGGCTTCATGCAAAAGCTCGTTGTGGAATTCGTCGGAAATGGCCGCCAAGTCCGTCCCGCCGGATTTCTGTTTGAGGGAGAGGGAGACCTCTTTGCCGCCGCCGTTGCGCGCGATGCGGATATAGACCCGGTCGCTGAAGGTGTAGGCGGCGGCCTGTATCGCCTCCAAGGGATAGATTCCGGAGTCGACCTTGAGCTTGAGTTCCCGGGCTGTCGTTTCGGTCACGCGGATATCCTCCTCTGGATCCCCATATCTACTGGGTCGGCGTTTGCGGAACAGGCGTCTGCGTCCCCGCCGGCTGGGCGGGCTGGGATTTGCGCTGGACCTCGTCCATCTTCTTTTTGACATCAGGCGGGATGTCCTGCAGTTTCTCGCCGCGACGGAACTGCCGCGGGGGCTCCTTCTTCTCGCGGCGCGCCTCGGCCCGCCGGATCTTCTCGTCAAGGACGCGCTTGCGCATATCGAGCTCGGCGGCGGACTTCTTGAGAGCGGCTTCCCTGGCGGTGGCCGCTTCCTTGGCGGCCTTGGCTTGCAGGGCCGCGGTCGCGGGGTCCACGGGCTTCTTGGTGGTCACGGACTCCATCGCCTGGGCGGTGACCTGGGCCAGGCTGGCGGCTCCGGCAGCCTTCTCCTTGGCCAAGCGCGCGTCTTCCGCGGCCTTCTCCTTGGCAAAGCGCGAGCCTTCCGCAGCCTTCAGCCTGGCGATGCTGGCGCAGAAGGATTTGTTGGCCGCCGCAAGGTAGGGGGCGCAGTCCTGCTCTCTCCGGCTGGCCAGAGCCTTGCAGAGAGGCGACGCCGCGCAGGCGGCGGGGTCGCCCGAGCGCAAGGCTCGCAGCAGGGACGCTTCGGCTCGGCACACGGCCCGCTCGTATGGTTCCGCCTTGGCGCAGAGCTCGGGCTGACCGCGCAGGAAGGTGACATTGTTCAGGGCAGCCGGATCGGACTTCGGGAGGATCCCCTGCTCGACCAGGATCTCGGCCCGGCCGCTCTTCAGGGCGGGCGCGAACGCCTCGCACAAGGCCGCGTTGCTCTTGGGGATCCGCTTGCCCTGCTCCTCGTCGTAAGGGAAGTGCATGAGCCGCGCGCAGGCCGAGGCGTCGTTCTGCTTGAAGGTGGCCCATGCGGTAGCCGCAAGATCCTTCAAAAAGAGACAGTCCGCGCGGCGCAGGCCCGACGGACCATCCTTGGCAAGCTGGTCGCAGCCCTGCGGCGACACGGAGTTCATGCAGCCTTGATAGAGCGTGTTGTTGTCATTCTCGGAAAACATCTCGGGGTGAAGGCCGCCCAGAAGCGCGCTCGTGTCGAGCCGTTCCTTCAGACCCACGGAACCCTTCCGACAATCAGCGTCAGCCTTCTCGACGGCTTGTTCCTCTTGCCCTTTGGTGGTCGTCGATGGCCGCGACTGATAGGACGGATTCGGAGGCGGTTTCCAACCCGCGAAGGCGGGCGCAAGCAGCAGGGTGGCGGACAGCGGCAGGAAACAGACCAGGGACAGGTTTTTTTGGAGGGACATAATGATATCGGATGGCCCGGCATAAATATGCCGGCCCATTATTTTAATTCAATTATTAGGATAACCCTTATTCCCCAACCTGTCAAGAAGCAAATTATTAAGCGGGAAAACGGCTACGCGGGAGGGCCGAAAAGGGATCCATTGAGTAACTCTCGGGCGACGGCGGGATAGAATCTCGGGTCCTGGACCAACGCGTTTCCGATGGCGCAGCCCCAATTGCAGTGGCACTTCCCGGCTCCAAGATGGCGGTCCGCGAAATCCTTCATGGCGCTCCCACGCAGGATCTTGCGCGCATCATAGCCATGGTCGCGAAGATTCCCGACCGACTCCCGCAGCGTTTCGCAGGGCTGCACCTCTCCGCAAGGCCCGATGACCGCTATTTTCCGTCCGGCCCCGCAGGCGCTGCCGAGGTCGCCCTTCTCCGAGATAGCCGTGAGCTCCGAGTCCATGGCCCGCTTGATGGCGCTGAAGAGGCGGTAGCGGATGCCCCGGTAGCCCTTCCTGTCGAGCAGCGCGTGCGTTTTTCCGGCCAGCTCCAGATACCGCCCATGCGGCACGGCCGACCCCTGGTCCCGGATGTTGCCGTGCAGCGGGACCAGATTGATCCGATCGCAGCCGAGGCGAACGAGACTCTCCAGGAATGGCTCGAGGCGGTCCGCGTTCTCCCGCGAGCAGGTGACGACGAACTTGACGCTCACGTTGTCCCGCCGGCCCGCCAATGCCAGCGTGCGGCGGTGCGTCTCCATGACCTTGGCGAAAGAGGCCTGGGGGCCCCGGATGCGGTCGTGCACCGCGGGCGGGCCGTCGAGGGAAAGATGCACGTCGAAGTTGGTCCGCGGGTTGCGCAGCGAGAGGCGGTCGAAGGCCATCTCGACGCGCTCGGGGAACGATCCGTTGGTGGGGATCGAAACGTAGACGGGATCGGCGGCGTCGATGAAGGACTGGACCAGGGCCACGAGGTCCTCGCGCAGGAAGGGCTCGCCTCCGGACAGCGACAGATAGGTGATCGGGGGCAGAGCGGCGGCGATCTTGGCCACTTCATCGGCGTCCAATTCCCGCTCTCGCCCGGCCGCCTCTATCTCATCGAGATAAAAACACATCGGGCAGCGGGCGTTGCAGCGCGCAGTGACGAAATAGATCAGCCATTGCGGGAAGCCGCGGCTCAGCCAGAGCCGGTAAGGCACGATCTGCCTCAGCCAGGCCAGCGGCGGCTGAACGATCTCCTTGCCGAGGAAGGGGCGGCCGCGGTCCCGATAGCGGTAGCGCTTATAGGCTCGGACCGGAGCCGCGTAGAGCCGGAAAAAAGGCCCGGCCAGCAGGCCCAGCCAGAAACCCAGGAAGTTCGCCGCCATCCCGACAGCCAGAGAGATCCCCAGGAAGAACGCGCTGCCCGGGCCGCAAGACGGAGACATCCAAAGACCCCCGAAGATCCCGCAGGCGGCCAGGGCCGCCGCCAGAGCGGGCAGGACCTGGGCGGGGAATGCCAACAGCAGCAGAAGCAGGGCCGCGGAAAGCGGCACCGCCCTTTGCGGCAGATAGAGCTCCGGGAACAGCCAGGTCGACAGGCCCGCGTACCAACGCTGGCGGCAATAATGCGCCGCCAGCGGGAGCCAGGCCGGCCGCTTGTAGTGCGCGAGCCTCACCTCCGGGTCGTTGGCGAGCCTGAAGCCCAAAGACTCGGCGATGTGGAAGAACTCCGCGTCGTCGACCCAATAATAAGCGACCTCATTGAAGCCGCCGACGCGCTCCCAGACCTCGCGCTTGAGCGCCACGTTGCACAGCGCCACCTCGAAGAAGCGCACGGGCCGCCGGCTCCGGTCGGTCATCGCGGTCTTGAGGCTGAAGAACCGGGAGCAGACGATCGCGTTGGCGACGAGCTGGCCGCGCTGCGCGGAATAGGGGATGTCGCTCGGTCCCGTCACGACGTCGGCGCGGCCCGCGTCGAGCGCCTGGAGGACCCGGCTGACCCAATCGGGCTCGAGCTTCACATCGTCGTCGATGAAGCCGAGGTACTCGGCGGAGGCCGCGGCCGCGGCCCCTTCGTTCCTCTTGGCGCACGGATGGCGGCTCGAAGCCCGGATGGTCCGCACCGGGAATCGGTCCGAAGCATATCTTGCGGCGGAATCGGTCACGAGGATGAGCTCGAAAAGTCCCGCAGCCGCGGTCTGGCCCTCCAGGCTCCGGATCAGCGGCTCGATGAACCGCGGCCCGCGGCTCACGGGGACGATGATGCTCAGTCGAGGTCCGGGGCTCATGTCCAGCGGCCGAATGTCCTGCTGGCCAGCAGTTCCAGCAGCCTCGTGTCCCAGGTCATCTTGAATCGGTGCCTCTTCCAATCGGCGCGATAGCGGCGGCTCAGCCGGGACAGCAGGCCGCGCGCCAGGGGATTTCCGACGACATTCCTCCATCTCCGTCCGTCGATGAGCTTGGACGTCAGCATCAGATATTCCAGCGGCTCCCGGTCCGCGATCCAGGGCGCGGAGATATGATGCCGGGTGAAGAGGCTCCAATCCTCCAAGCTGCGCGGCGGGGCGAAGCCGGCCTTGACGGCGAGCGCGTAAAGCTCCGATCCCGGGTAGGGCACGAAGACGTAGAAGCCGGAAACGCGGGCGTTGGGATTGGCGTCGAGCAGCTCGAGGGCCAGATCGACGGTGGCGGCCACCTCCGGCGGCGTCTCGGTGG
This genomic interval carries:
- a CDS encoding SPASM domain-containing protein encodes the protein MTDTDPNFLDIRSPCGAGIGQIAYNFDGGVYACDEGRMLSRMGDETFRIGSVFEGGYKETVGHPVIRAISIASCLDNQPDCARCVYKPYCGVCPVHCYAEHGDIMGRMPCSTRCRINKGIMDYLFEKLDDEKNERIFRKWIKQAKERISYQRQ
- a CDS encoding 4Fe-4S cluster-binding domain-containing protein; this translates as MSASTPVLDPERFDPVQAGFFRFRRLGKRFLVTNDFGRYCFLGVEDFQKFIAGKLDQSGPLYARLARDGFIRDRMDFDAQVEGWRSRNSFLWQGPSLHVVVVTLRCNHRCLYCQSNAVAMGGRETDMDRKTAEKVVDRIFESTSQAITIEFQGGEPLVNWPVVKFIVEYARKKNRKAGKNLWINLVSNLSLMDDAKFKFLFDNQVNFCTSLDGPADLHDKNRVFAGGSSHAQAVRWFKKIYQKTLRKMFRIEALLTVTKFSLGRHKDIVDQYVGLGCRGVFLRNLSPLGMAREVWDQIGYTAARAYS
- the hxsD gene encoding His-Xaa-Ser system protein HxsD → MTETTARELKLKVDSGIYPLEAIQAAAYTFSDRVYIRIARNGGGKEVSLSLKQKSGGTDLAAISDEFHNELLHEALRHRVSQANKKIREFIVTKALVSAQVPSALPPAAQAQTPEEECPECAAEAAAAAKASAAQPAAPVDAELEKEIEKLLSEIEKSGPGGDDPLGVAVPWEKKFGAQAAGTPKKGAEKPGAKPAAAAAAAKRPAPKKKGKRSK
- a CDS encoding glycosyltransferase; translated protein: MSPGPRLSIIVPVSRGPRFIEPLIRSLEGQTAAAGLFELILVTDSAARYASDRFPVRTIRASSRHPCAKRNEGAAAAASAEYLGFIDDDVKLEPDWVSRVLQALDAGRADVVTGPSDIPYSAQRGQLVANAIVCSRFFSLKTAMTDRSRRPVRFFEVALCNVALKREVWERVGGFNEVAYYWVDDAEFFHIAESLGFRLANDPEVRLAHYKRPAWLPLAAHYCRQRWYAGLSTWLFPELYLPQRAVPLSAALLLLLLAFPAQVLPALAAALAACGIFGGLWMSPSCGPGSAFFLGISLAVGMAANFLGFWLGLLAGPFFRLYAAPVRAYKRYRYRDRGRPFLGKEIVQPPLAWLRQIVPYRLWLSRGFPQWLIYFVTARCNARCPMCFYLDEIEAAGRERELDADEVAKIAAALPPITYLSLSGGEPFLREDLVALVQSFIDAADPVYVSIPTNGSFPERVEMAFDRLSLRNPRTNFDVHLSLDGPPAVHDRIRGPQASFAKVMETHRRTLALAGRRDNVSVKFVVTCSRENADRLEPFLESLVRLGCDRINLVPLHGNIRDQGSAVPHGRYLELAGKTHALLDRKGYRGIRYRLFSAIKRAMDSELTAISEKGDLGSACGAGRKIAVIGPCGEVQPCETLRESVGNLRDHGYDARKILRGSAMKDFADRHLGAGKCHCNWGCAIGNALVQDPRFYPAVARELLNGSLFGPPA